The following DNA comes from Triticum aestivum cultivar Chinese Spring chromosome 3D, IWGSC CS RefSeq v2.1, whole genome shotgun sequence.
atatgttgagccttggggtcgaaatttggagtaaaagcctcctcaaagtcgattttgcccgcaaggaagagtccttctcgaacttccaggaccagacgccatagttcttggcgtctggcccagacaccatgggcctcggcgtttggccccctggcctccacaaaactccttttgcactgaCCTAAATCcccgtgggctttaccccttggccgaaacatatcatcctatatatcaatctttacctccggaccattccggagctcctcgtcatgtccgtgatctcatccaggactccgaacaacattcggtcaccaacgtacataactcatatagtaatatatcgtcaacgaacgttaagcgtgcggaccctacgggttcgagaactatgtagacatgaccgagacacctctctggtcaagaaccgatagcggaacctggatgcccatattggctcctacatattctacgaagttctttatcggtcgaaccttatgacaacatacgtaattccctttgtctatcggtatgttacttgcccgagattcgatcgttggtatctccgtacctagttcaatctcgttaccggcaagtctctttactcgttccgtaatacatcacctcatgactaactccttagtcatttgcttgcaagcttatgatgtgtattaccgagagggcccagagatacctctccgatactcggagtgacaaatcctaatctcgatctatgccaacccaacaaacaccttcggagatacctatagagcatctttataatcatccagttacgttgtgacgtttgataggaggcaaggcattcctccggtatccgggagttgcataatctcatagtcgaaggaatatgtatttgacatgaagaaagcaatagcaacaaaaccgACCGATCATtaagctaagctaacggatgggtcttgtccatcacatcattctcctaataatgtgatcccgttatcaaatgacaactcatgtctatggttaggaaaccttaaccatctttgatcaacgagctagtcaagtagaggctcactagggacacggtgtttgtttatgtattcacacatgtatttaggtttccgatcaatacaattctagcatgaataataaacctttatcatgaataaggaaatatagaataacaactttattattgcctgtagggcatatttccttcaaattaaTAGTAATAATGGCCATGAACAGTTGGTCGTGCATAAGACGATCAATAACGTTAAATACACGCTCATTATGAAACCTTTCCTAGCGCACATATAAGCTAGGAAGAAGGCATTGGGCAGAAGGTTGAAGTCTCTCATTTTGTAACCTATGCGAAGGGCAAGAACACCACACATGAGTAGAGTGTTACCTCCCCTGATGAGGACCCGAACCTATATAATCCTTTCTGCGTACACCTATTTGCATATCCGGTAGACACGATGCTCCTACTTTCATACCCTCATAGTATTACCAGGATTTTATCCACGACAATAATACAAGTGTGGCAAAACTAGCGTGGCAAACTGTGAGAAAGTTATCACTAACCAGGCTCCAATTTTTTTATTAGCATCTATTGTAACATCCTGTGGCACCGACCATAGACCATTTCTCTCAACAAGCTTTAATTTTAACATCTCATTAGCTTATAGAGGTGCAACTGATTTGAATGGTTTATTCATGTATATTTTATTTAGAAAATTAGGCAGTTTTTGGTTCAGTTTAATCTAGATTAGCATTAGCACAAGATTAATGACATGGAAAATTTTATAAAGTCGACTAGAAACATCTAGCATATATGAAAATGGACCAAAGGCACATGTCAACCGAGAGAGGTTCAGAACATGAGAGAGTTCACAGAAAACTCTCGTGCTATAGCTTCATCATCCATGGTGGTGAAGACGAGGTGGCCGTCCGTCATAGAGGAAGCAGGCGGACATACCTCACTTGATGCAGATTCTCAAGGGACACGGTTTGGAGTGCTATATATGCACGCACTCGCTAGGATGGGGTCGCCGGACAAGCAACTCAACACTACGAACTCCGACAGAACGTGTGTATTATGTTTACTGTTGTGTCTTTTCTATGTAGCCTCTCTACTCTGCATCTCCTCAACATAGAGAGGACGCTTGGGAGAATGAAAATACCCAACCGACACGCGATGGAAGAACTCTTTCAAAGTGAAAAACACGTCCATAGTGAGATCGAATATTAACACGTACACCCAAAGATAGACACTGCACTGCCATGCGAAACATTACTAGTTCTTACAACAAGATGCATAGCATTAGGCCAAACTCGAATGCGATTCACCTAATTCGATAACCATGCTACTCTTCTTAACGAGCAGTATGGTACTATACTTGCACACTTACCATGCAACGCAAATAAAACTTTCAGATTTGAGAATTTCAGATTTGGGCCGAGTACTCATTGGTAGTCTTGATTCTCCGGATGCTTGATTGATGGCGTGCAACCCCTTAAAAAAAAAAGATTGATGGCGTGCATCGGAATCCTCCTCGTCGGTGCGATCTGTCAGAAGGTCAATGCATCTCATGGAAGCAGCTTCCTGTGCACAGAAATGGACAGATAGATAACATGGGCTTTCCAGTTCCACTCGGTCAGTCAGTCTCACGCTGCATCGATCGCGCCCATGCATGCACACCTTCCTGTGCACGCCGCAGCAAGATCCGACACTGTGGCAGACGAAAACAATTTAACTACTTCTATAGTACACTCCTCATCGTCGACGGGAAATCGCCATTAATTCCGGTGCCGAGACTCGAGAGATCGCACATGCCTCACCTCCGGTATAAAAACAAGGTCGCACCCACCGACGGAATGACACACTCGCAAGTTAAGTCAACACCAACCACCGAACTTCTCTAGCCAAGAAAGATGGCGCGGCTCCCCGTCCTCGTCCTGGCCGTCTCGCTAGCCGTGCTAGCGTGGCCGGCGTCGTGCAAAAGTGTTCGGTCGGTGCTCGCCCCGGTCACCAAGGACCCCGCCACCCGCCTCTACACCATCCCATTCCACTACGGCGCCAACATCGTCGTCGACACCGCCGGCCCGCTCGTCTGGTCGACGTGCACGCCCGACCACCTGCCGGCGGCGTTCCCGTGCAAGAGCGACACATGCAGGCTCGCGAACAAGTACCACGTCCCGAGCTGCAGCGAGAGCGCGGCTGACAAGCTCTGCGACCCCAGTCACAAGGTATGCAGGGCCTTCCCGTACAACCCGGTCACCGGCGCGTGCGCGGCCGGGGACCTGATCCACACCAGGTTCGTCGCCAACACCACCGACGGGAAGAACCCGGTGAGCCAGGTGAACGTGCGGGCCGTGGCCGCGTGCGCGCCGAGCAAACTCCTCGAGTCGCTGCCGCAGGGCGCCTCGGGCGTGGCGGGGCTCGCGGGCTCCGACCTGGCGCTGCCGGCGCAGGTGGCGTCCGCGCAGAAGGTCTCCAACAAGTTCCTCCTCTGTCTGCCCCGCGGCCTCTCAAGCGACCCCGGCGTGGCCGTCTTCGGCGGCGGCCCGCTCCACTTCATGGCGCAGCCGGAGAGGGACTACACGAAGGAGCTGGCCTACACGCCGCTCGTCGCCAAGAAGGGCAACCCCGCGCACTACATCACGATCAAGTCCATAGCCGTGGAGAGCGCCAGCGTGCCCGTCCCGGCGCAGGCGCTCGCCACCGGCGGCGCAGTGCTCTGCACGAGGTCGCCCTTCACCCTGCTCCGCTCCGACGTGTTCCTCCCGTTGGTGGACGCGTTCACCAAGGCCCTGGCGAGGCAGGGTGCGCAGGGCGGGCCCGTGGCGAAAGCGGTGAAGCCCTATGCGCCGTTCCAGCTGTGCTACGATACGCGTACGCTGGCCAACACGCGGACCGGGTACCTGGTGCCGGCCGTGACGCTGACGCTGGGCGGCGGGAAGAACTGGAGGATGGACGGGTTGAGCTTGATGGTGGACATGGGGCCCACGACGGCGTGCCTGGCGTTCGTGCAGATGCAGGGGGTGAAGGGCGGGGACGGAAGCGCGCCGTCGGTGCTCATCGGAGGGTTCCAGATGGAGAACACCGTGCTGGAGTTCGACATGAAGAAGAAGCGGCTCGGGTTCGCGAGGCTGCCGTCCTTCACGCAGTGCGGCCAGTTCAATTTCACCACTCGCAGCGCCTAGACATTTTATGGTCGGTGATAATAAATCTGTATCTCTACTGAAGTCTACCACTTATTGGATGCTCAGTGTGGCTGATCTTGATTATGGTGTTAGGCCTACGACATTTGGCACGCGGTTCCATCTTGCCTAGCTAAGAGATATTCATCCCATTTTACAAAATTGCACTTGTTTGTGTGTGGTTGATATATTCAAACAATTGGGCAAGTAGCAACACTGTTACTCTCTTTCCTTCTCTGTCTTTTTTCCATTCGGATATTAGTTTTATCTTAAGTCAACATTTCTAAACTTTGTAAAGTTTCTCTTAAGTCAAACATCACATGATATTTTTTTTCTTAAGTCAAGCTTTATAAAGTTTGatgaaatatatatataaaagTCTCAACATCCACAATAACAAATAAAAACAATAAAATATTCAGGAAAATTAATCTGGAACCCTGCAGGATTTCTTAGGCGATTTTTCTGTTTGGTTCTCCATTTTTTGGGTCCAGGCGatgttatctctctctctctctctctctctctctcttgttatgTGTGTCTagcttttttttttagaaaaaattgCCCAAGGTGAGGCAAGCAGGATTCAAGATGTGGCACTAGAAGAGATGCAATCAGAGAGGTAGGGCATGTCGACAAAGGGGAGGTGGTGGGTCATCTCGAAGTAAAATCGAACCACTTTTTCATAGTATTCCAATGTGAGATGGGTCGGGGAGGGGGGAATACACATGTATAGGCTATGCATGCTAAAGTTACTAGACTACTCGTGCTTAAGTTACCAGGTTTCCTACGTTATAGTTATCAGTCTGCCCATGTGGAAGTTATCAGGCTAATCATGTTGTAGTTACCAAGCAGATCATGTCATAGTTATCAAACTTCTCATGCTAAAGTTACTAGGCCACCCATGCTACATTTATCAACACAGCGATTATGTGGCTATCATTATGCACATGCTATAGTTACCAATATGAGATAAATATAGTTACCAGTTGCCCATGCAAAGTTTGTCCAAAGTGTTATGCCGCATTCACCATCGTAGTAGTCATGTAGCTAGCTACATTAGTGTTTGTGGTGGAGATCTAGTTTGGGGATCGATAACTGTCCATGAGTAATCCGACAACTATCATATTGTTTGCCGATAACAACAGATGGACCATTATGGGTAAGTCTTATAGTACGGACTAAAAACTTTCAACCTACAAAAACGTTGACACTTTGCAAAATAAGTTGACATTTCATGCCCGGTAACTTCTATGTAAACATCACGATATCTTACGTACCACATGCCTGATAACTTACTTACCGCAGCTGATACTTTTGACTAACAAAGGTCGTCAAAACATACCAATATGTGATCTAGTTTCAAAGGTTTCATCGCAATGGATttaatgataaaaataaattttgaATCGGACCAAGGATTTAAACTACAAAGCATTCTAAATTTTTGAAATGAGACGAATCTAGAATGACATCAGTTTCTGTCTTTTATTGCATGCATGCCGATGAATGTGGGGAGAAGGTTTGGGATCTATTTTTTGTACCTGATAACTCTGTGTAAACAACATGTTAACTTACATACCACATGCATGGTAATTTACGTAGACAAAACATGGTAACTTTTGACCCCCAAAAAAGTCGTGGGAACATTTCAGCATGGGTTTTACTTTTGAAGGTCTCCTCGTGGAAGGTTTAATGGCCAAAAGAAATGTTGAATTGGACCAATGtattgagctacaaaacatttgaACTTTCAAAAGGTGGATAATTTAGGATGACATCACATTTTGTCATatactgcatgcatgcatgtgcacgTGGGAGAATGTTGAGGGGTGAGGGGCAATTTTTATGCCTAGTAACTTCTATATAAACATCATCGTAACTTACATATCACATGTGTGGTCAGTTATGTAGCCCAGTTGTGATAATTTTTGACCCCCCAAAACTCATCAGAATATACTAACATGGGAACTAGTTTTGAAGGTGTCTTCGTAGcgaatttaatggtgaaaatgggTTTGAATCGGAGCAACGGTTTGATCTACAaatattttaaattttaaaaatGAGGGGAATGTAGGATGACATCACCTTTTTTTATTCtctagtgcatgcatgcatgtgcatgtgAGAAGGAGATGAAGTGTTCATATTTATCTCTATCAACATAACGGTTCCCAGATAGTGAGGTCCAAAATAATTTCATAGTGGATGATGTTGATATGTTTTTATAAATACGATCGAACTTTAGAAAGTCTGACTTATAACATAAACTAATATGCAAAATAAAGAGATAGAAAGAGAGTATAATATAAGAAAGATACGAGTTAAAAGGTTTCAAGTCTTTTTCCAAGTTCCAAATTATTTAAGTATAAAATATATAACTAAGTTTTGTAACTCGGGCTTACAAGATACTCATCAGTTCACTGGTCCAAGTCACCACCAAAAGAGTTTTTCAATTCATTAATGTTGAGACTAGGGCCATGTTTTTAATCCATCATAAAGCACGGCCCAAGCATGAACACGGCCAGATCACAAAACGTGTAGTGTTGGAAGCGACTATGTGCCAACCGAGAGCTCCTATATGTTGCATTTTGCGACAAACAGGGTGACGATGCACACGCAAAGCCCCTGATTGGGCCGGCCCGTTGGCTAATGTTATGGCTAGCGCGACATGTAGTAGTACTACACAATGTAAAAATCCAAAAAAAGGCGCCTCCATCCAGAATCGAACTCTTGACAACAACAGGCGGCTGTACGGGTGTTGTTAGCCACTTAACCACATGAGAGAATAAGTTAATAATGGACAAACCGAAAAACTGACAACTAAATGCCTTGACAGAACCGAACACAATTGAATTTTTTTAGAACAATTTTTCAAAAAATTGTGAACAATTTATTTAAAGACAAATAATAAAAAATACAAACATTCAgacaaaattttgaacattttcgAAAGAGGAAACATATTTTGAATTTCTAACAATAATCAAAAACAGAAACatttaaaaattcataaaaatttaCGAAAAATGTGAATATTTCTCAAAAATAAAAACACTATTTCAAATtatgaacaaatttgaaaaatgggAAGATGTTTTTAAGATACTAACATTTTTTTTCGAAAATGCAAACACTTTTTAAAAAACGACAACTTCTGAACCTATGGAAAATTTTGAAATCAGGAGCATTTTAAAAATTATAATGTTGTTTTATAAATAACGAGAATGTTTTCTGAAAGTTTCAAACATTTTTGAAAAACGCAAACACTTTTTGAATATATGAACAAATTTAAAAAGATAGGAACCTTGTATAAAATTCAGTATTTGCAGAAATGTGAATTTCTTTTGAATTTTCTGAACAATTTTCAAAACAGAATCATTAATTTAAATTTACGAACTCTTTTGGAAAACACATGCATTTTTTGAATTTTCATAGAACAAAGTTTAATgcacaatttttttgaaaaaataataataaatgaaaagaagaaagaaaaggtaacaaaattgtgaaaagtaaaaaagaaacaaCTAAAATAAAAAACTAACAGAAAAGCCAAAAAAAGGCGGAAATAACTAACAGGAGAAAAGAAAAACAGTACCAGAACCTTTGACAAAGTTCCCAAAACCTAGTAAAAAACcggtcaagaacattctgaaaGGTTCCTAAAATCGGTATCTCTCTTCCACGTATTGTAGCTAATGGCCCCGCCCATTTGAGTTTCGGTCGCATGCTCGCTTCGGTGAAAGAGCGACATCTTGTCGCAAAGAGGACGAGCGAACCGCACACTACCGTCGCCTACAGCTAGCTGGCAGTGGGCCAATACATAATCGTGTCAGGGTGACGTCATGCGTGTTTGATGAAATTACATATTATGAAAAAGAATAGTAAATGCAGTGTAAGAAAATGTGGATGTGGTGTCGAAAAAAATGTTCGCCTAAGTTTTAGAAAATGTTTTTACCATTCAAAAAAATGTATGAACATTTCAAAAATATACACTCTTTAAAAAAATGTGTACGTGACATTTTAAAAATGTTATAAATTCAAAATTGTTCATGTAATTCAAAAAAATTTTTTTTGTACTATTCAAAAAATGGTATGTTACATTTAGAATATAATGTTCACATGTTTGAAACAAAATTTTAGTGACACTTTTGCAAAAACGTGTATTCAGTGTAAACAAAGGTTCATATAGTTCCAAAAAAAATgtatcatctcatacaaaaaatgtttcaatttgtaTTTCAGAAAAAATGTTTAACACGTATTCGAAAAAATATTCAAAAGAAGTATTTAAGGAAAATGTgaatcatgtatttcaaaatgtTAAGCAAATCTCAAAAAAAAAATATTTATATGGAAAATGTACAATTTGTATGAAAGAAAGTAGACAAGATGATGTATATTTtacaaaaatattaatcatgtattagaTAAATGTTAAATGAGTACAACAAAATTATTCCTGCTATATGTGCAAAATTTACAACGCTTATGGAAAATGTAGAAATGTTGAAACAACCCCGATGAAGACCAAAGAAAGGTACACAAAAGCCGATGAataccaaagaaagaaagaaaaagcaaaacggaaaataaaaaaagagaaaaactgaagaaaggaacataaagaaaaaaaatccaaaaatagaGAAAACCCGAGGAAAACTATACTCCAAATAGTGAAAAAACTGGAAAAAGACAACAGAAAAAAAAGCACGCTCGCTATGATGTAGGGCTGGCATTGCCTGAGATAACTTACCGGGTCGGGCCAGATAATCAAGGAAACGGGGGCACAAATCCAATTGTGATGTGGCGGGCTGTCACGGGCATGTAATGTCGGGAAAGATGCCCGAATAGGCATGTCATTACTCCGAAGAACTCTCTGCAGCCTCTATAATAGTTTACTGATTATTTGCATAACTAGTAGTAGCAATCGGTTTTTTTGTTTTGGGTTGGACTAGCAATCAGTTCTAACAAAACTTGTTTTAGCAAGTATTTTTGAAAAGTTAGTTCATAATTTGGTTAAGAATATGCTTATAGAAAATCATGCTTGGATTAGAAAAGCCTTGAACTGGTTTGTTGGTAACCGTGTTTCACATTTTCTCGACACAGATGGGCAGATGTAGAAATCAGATCAACCTAAGTAGGATAAAGACTACTGAGGATATCATAAAcacatacttttctaaaaaaaacttggTTTTTGAATTTTCTTAGAACAAATTTTAGATATCATTATGTTAGTTGGACAAAACCAAACAAACAAAGTTATGGTTTGCTATGCTGCTTAACAAGATCAAAGGAAAACCAGTTCCCTGAAAACATGTTATCGAAAATCGTAGACGATCTTCCAAAACTATTAAGGCATTCTACGTAGTACTCCGTTCGTTGAAAAAAATGCCTTTTGGAgacgagctccatggaggcctccaAAAGCGTTTTTTAAATTTCATCAGAATTCATATTTCCAGatttcaaaaaattatgaaaaaacacacatatacatgaaggcataatgtatatgtccgtaaattttcaggacaaaatacgttgaaatgagggttgtgcaaaaaaaaaaatcttgtcttttcaacacatgatactattcatcctcaaagTTAATGAATTAGTCTTTTTTGCACAGGTCAAatttcaaggtatttcatcctgaattTTTACACACATATATGTTTCATCTGTGTGTACTTGTATACTTTTTTTAGTTTTTGTTAAACCTAaaagtttgaaatttgaatttttcaaaaataaaggggtccgtggagctcggcctccaaaatgcCTCACTCTCCCTCTGTTCCCagatataaggtgtattagttttttcaAACATGTGCATGTTTGATCAAGttttgagaaaaaaatcaataCACACCTTACATTcttgaatggagggagtacttcttaAGCACATTGGTTTGTCATACTCTCTAAAATCGCTCTCTCTATATTTTCTCTGACACATGGAGCCATGGCCATTTGATTCCTGTTCTATGTTTTCCATCATATCCTTTCCTTAACCTTGTTGTTGTCCCCGCTCTACTCACTCCGCCACCGTTGATTCCTGTCGTCTTACCATTTGGTGTCGATCCCACTAGTTGGCGGTGCTCACCGACAAGTTGAGGGTGACCCCAACATCCATCTTATACTGGCCACattcacagatttggctatggtggaagaaggatttgagtggaaatcaacttgggaaaggctagaaatcaaggttcaaatggtaggaatgaaatctcttgatctcaacacataaGTAGAtgcttctctctcagaaaatgagtagtggagttgtaggcacgttctgatggctctcttacgGAGTAAGATGgggtggagggggtatatatatatatagcctccacatgaaatccaaccattacacacttttgacccaactcggtggcaccgatcaaaaatctcggtggcaccgacatgtgtaaaagatatgaacattggaggtctcggtgggaccgactgaaaACAACTTGGAGGGACCAATGTGCAATGGCAAAGGCAGGCCTCGTTTCGATGGcatcgattgcatcaactcggtagaACCAAAGTGAAGCAATACGACAATAGAAAGGTTGGCAAGCCGTCTTGGTGTGACCGATTGCAGAACTCGGGGGGACCGAAATAATTGCATCCGGTTACAAAAGGTTTGGCAAGCCATCTTGGTGTGACCGATTGcaaaacttggtgtgaccgaaattattgcaacaagTTACAGAGAGTTGGGCAGGCCAAACCGGTGTGACCGAAATCATATCGGTGACTccgatttgttagggtttggctGTGGCAGTGTCCAAATGAACTCAGTGGGTCTGGATAGAgatgtttcggtggggccgagttggaacgTAGAGTTTTGGATATATTTGGATatagaaagtggttgagggttttggagcaatatcactaagcacttgagcaaatagACCATGATCAAAacttcatccccttttaatagtattggcttttctatggactcaatgcgatcttggatcacttaataaaagatgtagagtcttgagcttttgccaatccatgtccttagcattttgaagggggtccatatcctcttgtccttgccatgccaCTGTTGAACTTGTCTAAAATATACTAAAtaaaactattagtccaacaaaagatatgttgacattaattaccaaaaccaccatgggagcacttgtgctttcatcctGTTACTATACTGACAGGTTAATTTTAGTTTTCTTACGTTTATGTCCTTTTATACATTTTACAATGTTGTTACACACCTAATACTTCATCACTTCATGGTGCAGAACAATATTTAGAAATAGAGATTACTATTGGCTTGGTAATGCCAAATACAACACATAGTTGGTGCAAGTAGCATGTTCTTCAAAAAGCTAAAGAATCATTTGGATCATATTACTCGCTAAAAATGACTTTCATGCTGACTTCGATAAATTGGTGAATCATATGCTCGTCTTGGATGAATTTGAGTTAGGTTGGGCAATGGTTATTGAAAAAT
Coding sequences within:
- the LOC123075539 gene encoding chitinase CLP-like, with the translated sequence MARLPVLVLAVSLAVLAWPASCKSVRSVLAPVTKDPATRLYTIPFHYGANIVVDTAGPLVWSTCTPDHLPAAFPCKSDTCRLANKYHVPSCSESAADKLCDPSHKVCRAFPYNPVTGACAAGDLIHTRFVANTTDGKNPVSQVNVRAVAACAPSKLLESLPQGASGVAGLAGSDLALPAQVASAQKVSNKFLLCLPRGLSSDPGVAVFGGGPLHFMAQPERDYTKELAYTPLVAKKGNPAHYITIKSIAVESASVPVPAQALATGGAVLCTRSPFTLLRSDVFLPLVDAFTKALARQGAQGGPVAKAVKPYAPFQLCYDTRTLANTRTGYLVPAVTLTLGGGKNWRMDGLSLMVDMGPTTACLAFVQMQGVKGGDGSAPSVLIGGFQMENTVLEFDMKKKRLGFARLPSFTQCGQFNFTTRSA